A single window of Aminivibrio sp. DNA harbors:
- a CDS encoding DctP family TRAP transporter solute-binding subunit — protein MKKSGVFLAVVAACMILLAGTAFAKTVEFKFAHSGSLEHQYHIGAEQFKKLVEEKSGGEMKVTIFPQAQLGGERDLAEGVRMGTIEVSSVAAGNMAGFVPELQVFGVPFLFQTREQVYAVLDGEVGKDLADIMLAKGFVNLSIWEVGFRNITNNIRPVKTPDDMKGLKIRVQESKIWIEFMKRLGAIATPIPFGELYTALQQKVVDGQENPVATIYSMKFYEVQKYLSLTGHTYEPALVVANPKWFNGLEPKHQAILREAAMEAAVFQRQKLAELDRERFEVIRKAGVEVEENPDKAAFAKATENLHKVLADSVPEALVQKIKDEVAKVK, from the coding sequence ATGAAGAAAAGCGGAGTGTTTCTTGCGGTGGTTGCGGCGTGCATGATCCTGTTGGCCGGGACGGCGTTTGCGAAGACCGTGGAGTTCAAGTTCGCCCATTCGGGAAGCCTTGAGCACCAGTACCATATCGGCGCGGAGCAGTTCAAGAAGCTTGTGGAAGAGAAGTCAGGCGGTGAGATGAAAGTCACCATCTTCCCCCAGGCCCAGCTCGGAGGAGAACGTGACCTGGCCGAAGGGGTCCGCATGGGCACCATTGAGGTGAGTTCCGTGGCGGCGGGGAACATGGCCGGGTTCGTCCCCGAGCTCCAGGTATTCGGCGTACCCTTCCTCTTCCAGACCAGGGAGCAGGTCTACGCCGTCCTGGACGGAGAAGTGGGCAAGGATCTCGCCGACATCATGCTCGCCAAGGGGTTCGTAAACCTCTCCATCTGGGAGGTGGGCTTCAGGAACATCACCAACAACATCCGGCCCGTGAAGACTCCCGACGATATGAAGGGGCTGAAGATCCGGGTCCAGGAGTCCAAGATCTGGATCGAGTTCATGAAGCGCCTCGGCGCCATCGCCACCCCCATCCCCTTCGGCGAGCTCTACACCGCCCTGCAGCAGAAGGTCGTCGACGGCCAGGAGAACCCCGTGGCCACCATCTACTCCATGAAGTTCTACGAGGTGCAGAAGTATCTCTCCCTGACCGGCCATACGTACGAACCCGCTCTCGTGGTGGCCAATCCCAAGTGGTTCAACGGCCTCGAACCGAAACACCAGGCCATACTGAGGGAAGCGGCCATGGAAGCGGCGGTCTTCCAGCGGCAGAAACTGGCCGAGCTTGACAGGGAGCGCTTCGAGGTCATCCGGAAGGCCGGAGTGGAAGTGGAGGAGAACCCCGACAAGGCGGCCTTCGCCAAAGCCACCGAGAATCTTCACAAGGTGCTCGCCGACTCCGTTCCCGAGGCTCTTGTCCAGAAAATAAAGGACGAAGTCGCAAAGGTGAAGTAG
- a CDS encoding carbon-nitrogen family hydrolase: protein MKLRVGVLQLDVALGDREKNRKNVEKWMASVSVPSDIPTAVVIPEIWDVGYALDRAAELADPEGKGAAEFLGRLAKQYGVWFVGGSVLASTGSGYANRAQVINPRGELVAYYDKVHLIRLMEEEKYFTGGRKECLFSLEGAKAGCVICYDIRFCEWLRTYALQGTEVLFVSAEWPSSRADHWKTLLRARAIENQMYVVACNRCGITGDAHFGGGSMILGPKGEILFEGGEGEEAGFVTIDLDEVTKTRDFLTVFNDRVPEIYGTHLR from the coding sequence ATGAAGCTTCGAGTCGGCGTGTTGCAGCTTGATGTCGCCCTGGGCGACCGGGAGAAGAACAGGAAGAACGTGGAGAAGTGGATGGCCTCGGTGTCCGTTCCGTCCGACATCCCCACGGCGGTGGTCATACCGGAGATATGGGATGTGGGGTACGCCCTGGACAGGGCGGCGGAGCTCGCCGACCCCGAGGGGAAGGGCGCGGCCGAATTTCTCGGGCGTCTGGCAAAACAGTACGGCGTCTGGTTCGTGGGGGGCTCGGTGCTGGCCTCCACGGGGAGCGGTTACGCCAACCGAGCCCAGGTGATCAACCCCAGGGGCGAGCTGGTGGCCTACTACGACAAGGTGCATCTCATCCGCCTCATGGAGGAGGAAAAATATTTCACCGGCGGCAGAAAGGAATGCCTCTTCTCCCTGGAGGGGGCGAAGGCAGGCTGCGTCATCTGCTATGACATCCGGTTCTGCGAATGGCTCCGCACCTATGCTCTCCAGGGCACGGAGGTGTTGTTCGTGAGCGCCGAGTGGCCCAGCTCCAGGGCGGACCACTGGAAGACCCTGCTCCGGGCGCGGGCCATCGAGAACCAGATGTACGTGGTGGCCTGCAACCGGTGCGGCATCACCGGGGATGCCCATTTCGGCGGCGGCTCCATGATTCTCGGCCCCAAGGGAGAAATTCTCTTCGAGGGCGGGGAAGGCGAGGAGGCGGGGTTTGTGACTATCGACCTCGACGAGGTAACCAAGACCAGGGATTTCCTGACGGTCTTCAATGACAGGGTACCCGAGATTTACGGGACCCATCTAAGATAG
- a CDS encoding DUF2848 family protein, whose product MRMKSAVLGKDGVSREVLLSWDACVAAGYTGRNQAGVLAHVEELRKIGVPAPEKVPSMYWVEPERVSTTGLLWVVGESSSGEGEVFLARDEKGNLCVTVASDHTDRALETVSVAKAKQACSKVVGSLFWRVDDVRGHWDSIELRTWNDGKLYQEGTLGTMLPPEKLFELAREDAPAGAGRLALFSGTLPVLGEGIVCGKHYVLSLKDPVLGREIRHGYSVRVLPDRN is encoded by the coding sequence ATGCGGATGAAAAGCGCGGTGCTTGGGAAGGACGGCGTCTCCCGGGAGGTTCTTCTCTCCTGGGACGCCTGCGTGGCGGCGGGGTACACCGGCCGGAACCAGGCGGGAGTGCTCGCCCACGTGGAGGAGCTGCGGAAAATCGGCGTTCCGGCCCCCGAGAAGGTGCCGTCAATGTACTGGGTGGAGCCGGAACGGGTGTCGACCACGGGGCTCCTGTGGGTGGTCGGCGAATCTTCCTCAGGGGAGGGGGAGGTGTTCCTGGCTCGGGACGAGAAGGGCAACCTTTGCGTGACCGTGGCCAGCGACCACACCGACAGGGCGCTCGAAACGGTGTCGGTGGCCAAGGCGAAGCAGGCCTGCTCGAAGGTTGTCGGCTCCCTCTTCTGGAGGGTGGACGATGTCAGGGGACACTGGGATTCCATCGAACTGAGAACCTGGAATGACGGGAAACTCTACCAGGAAGGAACTCTCGGAACAATGCTTCCTCCGGAGAAGCTCTTCGAACTGGCCCGGGAGGACGCCCCGGCCGGGGCGGGAAGACTCGCCCTGTTCAGCGGCACCCTGCCGGTACTCGGCGAGGGGATAGTCTGCGGGAAGCATTACGTCCTCTCCCTGAAGGATCCCGTTCTTGGAAGGGAGATCCGGCACGGGTATTCCGTGCGGGTCCTTCCCGATCGAAATTGA
- a CDS encoding GntR family transcriptional regulator yields MRKDNLASGVYERIKRGILSLEYPPESLLQERNLAEELGVSRTPVREAVHRLSQEGWLRVNSRKNIQVRPVSPSDLREVFQARKILERDALDLLLSTGLAREAGRKMAAMAGAMTESRGSLFSFITADQSFHSVLFLVLGNSVLRKFWNAVSEEMIWLGMLAMNEKRYDDVLEEHGKILSAVGEGKKRAAREALLEHLEKTEAVLLRKIEDIPSSYGRGS; encoded by the coding sequence TTGAGGAAAGACAATCTTGCCTCCGGGGTGTACGAAAGAATCAAAAGGGGCATTCTGTCCCTGGAATATCCCCCGGAGTCCCTTTTGCAGGAAAGGAACCTCGCCGAAGAACTCGGCGTGAGCCGGACGCCTGTCAGGGAGGCGGTCCACCGCCTGTCCCAGGAGGGATGGCTGCGGGTGAATTCGCGGAAGAACATCCAGGTCCGTCCCGTGTCACCATCTGACCTTCGGGAGGTGTTTCAGGCGCGGAAGATTCTGGAGCGGGATGCCCTGGACCTTCTTCTCTCCACGGGGCTCGCCCGGGAGGCGGGACGGAAGATGGCCGCCATGGCCGGGGCGATGACCGAATCCCGGGGAAGCCTGTTTTCCTTCATCACGGCGGACCAGTCCTTTCACTCGGTGCTCTTTCTCGTCCTCGGGAACTCTGTTCTGCGGAAGTTCTGGAACGCCGTGAGCGAGGAGATGATCTGGCTGGGCATGCTGGCCATGAACGAAAAACGGTATGACGACGTCCTCGAGGAACACGGGAAAATACTCTCTGCGGTGGGGGAAGGGAAAAAACGGGCTGCCAGGGAAGCCCTCCTGGAACATCTCGAAAAGACGGAGGCTGTTTTGCTGCGGAAGATCGAGGACATTCCGTCCTCATACGGAAGAGGGAGTTGA
- a CDS encoding sensor domain-containing diguanylate cyclase translates to MKNREKGAEAEMESCGGVNFEHVVDISPVVSMVWLSAGSDAPCFVSGAIASFGYSPSDFTSGKIRYGDLIHPSDREGLDLVPDCASRVYRIAAADGKWRWVSHRVCRLEHTPGVPGEFLWTLVDITAHKEADDLLRKNEEELQALLNAIPAVLLVVAEDGECLRVTGAPDTPLVKEAAGLVGKKVDGVLPPERGSEILIPVKRCIETGTPQFFTFEISLGGRTYFQEARVSPFAGSFGGRRAAMVVALDVTSGKELEDEIMLQTGHDPLGSPSNKGHFNRKLLLSLAEAQRTKSSLAFFMIDLDHFNTVNEAIGRDMADLLLKGVARKIQGACRQGDILYRMEGVNFYLILPRLRNRAEAAMAADRILEAVRTAAEGYSGNISLSATIGISLFPDNGPDGKALLRSAETALSSGKAAGGDCFIFADPAPAGK, encoded by the coding sequence TTGAAGAACAGAGAAAAGGGAGCTGAAGCGGAAATGGAGAGTTGCGGCGGAGTCAATTTCGAACACGTGGTCGACATCAGCCCGGTGGTTTCCATGGTCTGGCTTTCCGCCGGCAGCGACGCGCCGTGCTTCGTCTCGGGAGCGATCGCCTCCTTCGGGTATTCCCCTTCCGATTTCACCTCGGGGAAGATCCGCTATGGCGACCTCATCCACCCTTCCGACAGGGAGGGGCTGGACCTGGTACCGGACTGCGCATCCAGGGTCTACAGGATTGCCGCCGCCGACGGGAAATGGCGGTGGGTATCCCACAGGGTCTGCCGGCTGGAGCACACCCCCGGCGTTCCCGGCGAATTCCTCTGGACTCTCGTGGACATAACGGCCCACAAGGAAGCAGACGATCTCCTCAGAAAGAACGAAGAAGAACTCCAGGCACTGCTGAACGCCATTCCCGCAGTGCTTCTCGTCGTGGCTGAAGACGGGGAATGCCTCCGGGTCACCGGGGCCCCTGACACTCCCCTTGTAAAGGAAGCCGCCGGGCTTGTGGGGAAAAAAGTGGACGGGGTACTGCCTCCGGAACGGGGCAGTGAAATCCTCATCCCGGTGAAACGGTGCATTGAAACGGGAACCCCCCAGTTTTTCACCTTCGAAATTTCTCTCGGCGGGCGGACCTATTTCCAGGAAGCCCGGGTATCTCCCTTCGCCGGATCCTTCGGGGGCAGGAGGGCGGCCATGGTGGTAGCCCTTGATGTCACCTCCGGAAAGGAACTGGAGGATGAAATCATGCTCCAGACGGGCCACGACCCCCTCGGAAGCCCGTCGAACAAGGGGCATTTCAACCGGAAGCTGCTCCTCTCCCTGGCGGAAGCCCAGCGGACCAAGTCGTCCCTGGCCTTTTTCATGATCGACCTGGACCATTTCAACACGGTGAATGAGGCCATCGGACGGGACATGGCCGACCTCCTGCTCAAGGGAGTGGCACGAAAGATCCAGGGGGCCTGCCGCCAGGGCGATATTCTTTACCGCATGGAGGGAGTGAACTTCTATCTCATCCTCCCGAGGCTGCGAAACAGGGCGGAGGCTGCCATGGCGGCTGACCGGATTCTCGAAGCGGTCCGCACGGCGGCCGAGGGGTACAGCGGCAACATTTCGCTGTCGGCGACCATCGGCATCAGCCTGTTCCCCGATAACGGACCGGACGGGAAAGCCCTCCTCCGGTCGGCGGAGACGGCCCTCTCCTCGGGAAAGGCTGCGGGGGGAGACTGCTTCATCTTTGCGGACCCCGCACCGGCAGGGAAATAG
- the pdxA gene encoding 4-hydroxythreonine-4-phosphate dehydrogenase PdxA yields the protein MTRPIIGITIGDPSGVGPEISIKAMRNEEVLSACVPVLYGDEAVLRRVAPIVGCTEKIVPVGGPEEAKEGQISVVSPGVLTGPYEFAKVQGECGRAAFAYIERAIADAAAGKIAAVVTGPINKEALHAGGINYSGHTEIFADLTGTKDYAMLLMGGGIRVIHVSTHVALREACDRAKKERVLTVIRLADTAMKALGVPRPRIAVAGLNPHSGENGLFGREEIEEIIPAIETARAEGMDATGPVPPDTVFVKTLRGESDIVVAMYHDQGHIPLKITDFMGGVNVTVGLPIIRTSVDHGTAYGKAGKGTADESSMVSAVRAAVQFALNR from the coding sequence ATGACAAGGCCAATTATCGGCATCACCATAGGAGACCCCTCGGGAGTGGGTCCCGAGATCAGCATCAAGGCCATGAGAAACGAGGAGGTGCTGTCCGCCTGCGTCCCCGTTCTGTACGGCGACGAGGCGGTCCTCCGCAGGGTGGCCCCCATTGTCGGCTGCACGGAGAAAATCGTCCCCGTCGGCGGGCCGGAAGAGGCGAAGGAGGGACAGATCAGCGTCGTGTCCCCCGGCGTCCTCACCGGACCCTATGAATTCGCGAAAGTCCAGGGAGAGTGCGGCAGGGCCGCTTTCGCATATATCGAACGGGCCATTGCCGACGCCGCGGCGGGAAAGATCGCCGCGGTAGTCACAGGCCCCATCAACAAGGAAGCCCTCCACGCCGGCGGAATCAACTATTCGGGCCACACGGAAATTTTCGCCGACCTGACGGGAACGAAGGATTACGCCATGCTGCTCATGGGCGGGGGCATCCGGGTGATCCACGTCTCCACCCATGTGGCTCTCCGGGAGGCCTGCGACCGGGCGAAGAAAGAACGGGTCCTGACGGTGATCCGCCTTGCCGACACGGCGATGAAGGCCCTCGGGGTGCCGAGGCCCCGGATTGCCGTGGCGGGGCTCAACCCCCACAGCGGAGAAAACGGCCTCTTCGGCAGGGAAGAGATCGAGGAAATCATCCCTGCCATCGAAACCGCCAGGGCCGAAGGAATGGATGCCACGGGCCCTGTGCCGCCGGACACAGTCTTCGTGAAAACCCTTCGGGGCGAATCGGACATTGTGGTGGCCATGTACCACGACCAGGGACACATTCCCCTCAAGATCACCGATTTCATGGGTGGGGTCAACGTGACGGTGGGGCTTCCCATCATCCGCACCTCGGTGGACCACGGCACGGCCTACGGCAAGGCCGGCAAGGGGACGGCGGACGAGTCGAGCATGGTGTCCGCGGTGCGGGCGGCGGTGCAGTTCGCCCTGAACCGGTAG
- a CDS encoding diguanylate cyclase: TRGMFVGILEGEWRHLSDYSLSLLSVLLSAAAGALESFELYRNLRRLNMDLAERMSQLEESRRELEEYRKFLEQQVEQRTMELSRTNEEMKMEIAERMRAEEDLRSSEEMLRLAVEGMGDGVWIWNRATGKTDLSPLSAEILCGGAEDPAFCISKSASAEAWERIIHEEDGERLSRRKERCFAGETATYSAEYRVLGKDGQERWILERGRVVRKDPEDRPLVIAGTHTDITGRKKLEEHIRFQATHDFLTGLPNRFLFEDRLTQVLARAKRQKRKAALFFVDMDGFKKVNDRYGHPAGDTFLKEAGARIVACVRETDTVCRLGGDEFTVILPDIGGADEAESVAERIIEAFREPFFLGEESVFLSLSVGVGLFPDHGETMEQLLANADEAMYRAKGQGKSICLPPPRNTSSS, from the coding sequence GACCAGGGGGATGTTCGTCGGCATTCTCGAAGGGGAGTGGCGTCATCTGTCCGATTATTCCCTTTCCCTTCTCTCGGTGCTCCTCTCCGCCGCCGCAGGGGCCCTGGAGAGCTTCGAGCTGTACCGGAATCTCCGGAGGCTGAACATGGATCTCGCGGAACGCATGTCCCAGCTCGAGGAGTCCCGGAGGGAACTGGAGGAATACCGGAAATTCCTCGAGCAGCAGGTGGAGCAGAGAACCATGGAACTCTCCCGGACGAACGAGGAAATGAAGATGGAGATCGCCGAGCGGATGAGGGCGGAGGAGGACCTCCGCTCCAGCGAGGAGATGCTCCGGCTCGCCGTGGAGGGCATGGGGGACGGAGTCTGGATCTGGAACAGGGCCACGGGGAAAACGGACCTTTCTCCCCTTTCAGCGGAGATCCTGTGCGGAGGTGCTGAAGATCCGGCGTTCTGCATCTCGAAATCGGCGTCTGCCGAAGCCTGGGAGCGGATTATCCACGAGGAAGACGGGGAACGGCTTTCCAGGAGAAAGGAGCGGTGTTTCGCCGGGGAAACCGCGACGTACAGCGCTGAATACCGGGTTCTGGGAAAGGACGGGCAGGAACGGTGGATCCTCGAACGGGGGAGGGTGGTCAGGAAGGACCCTGAAGACCGGCCCCTCGTCATTGCAGGCACTCACACGGACATCACCGGAAGGAAAAAACTGGAGGAGCACATCCGGTTCCAGGCCACCCACGATTTCCTCACCGGCCTGCCGAACCGCTTTCTCTTCGAGGATCGGCTCACCCAGGTCCTGGCCCGGGCAAAACGGCAGAAGAGAAAGGCCGCCCTTTTCTTCGTGGACATGGATGGCTTCAAGAAGGTGAATGACCGGTACGGCCACCCGGCGGGCGATACCTTCCTGAAAGAGGCGGGGGCCCGGATCGTGGCCTGTGTGAGGGAAACGGATACCGTCTGCAGGCTGGGGGGGGACGAGTTCACCGTCATTCTGCCGGACATCGGCGGCGCCGATGAGGCTGAATCGGTGGCCGAACGGATCATCGAGGCCTTCAGGGAACCCTTTTTCCTTGGGGAGGAGAGCGTCTTCCTTTCCCTTTCGGTAGGTGTAGGGCTCTTCCCGGACCACGGGGAGACCATGGAGCAGCTTCTGGCCAACGCGGACGAAGCCATGTACAGGGCCAAGGGGCAGGGAAAGAGCATCTGCCTCCCTCCTCCCCGGAACACTTCCTCCTCCTGA
- a CDS encoding HDOD domain-containing protein, with protein sequence MGLLSVDRLKPGMVIDKDLLAFNGRFLLPRGAVLTEGHIRTMKAWGVVEVDIEGKDEPGAEGSMAPEIPEEILRRAESSVKALFAVPPVRSPMREVYALALERTAAALKEGRNGSVEEQADSVFPREKKKGAEERVKGRLTPSDFVSRELRLASLPDVYYRIMEVISSARSSASHIAETVSRDTSLLSRLLKLVNSSFYGFPSKIETVSRAVAIIGTKELSTLALGISVVQYFNGIPPEFVDMKNFWKHSVACGVYARLLASEKPGVSEERLFVAGLLHDLGKLVLYRRVPSLAREAMELSAEKRIPVCEAEREVLGFDHAQVGALLLKEWKIPVPLETAVRFHHSPSGIPSALEPSLLNVADTLAIAMGMGKSGSSVVPEIGKDSWETTGLSVGVFQPVVRQGDKQIDDITAAFLGNGGR encoded by the coding sequence ATGGGACTCCTGAGTGTTGACCGGCTGAAGCCCGGAATGGTCATTGACAAGGATTTGCTGGCCTTTAACGGTCGTTTCCTGCTGCCCAGGGGGGCGGTCCTTACGGAAGGGCACATCCGGACCATGAAGGCCTGGGGCGTGGTTGAAGTGGACATAGAGGGGAAGGACGAACCGGGGGCGGAAGGCTCCATGGCGCCGGAAATCCCGGAAGAGATTCTCCGCCGGGCGGAGAGTTCCGTGAAGGCTCTCTTTGCGGTTCCTCCTGTGCGGTCGCCTATGAGGGAAGTCTACGCCCTCGCCCTCGAACGGACGGCGGCGGCCCTCAAGGAGGGGCGGAACGGCTCTGTCGAAGAGCAGGCTGACAGCGTTTTCCCCCGGGAAAAAAAGAAGGGGGCGGAGGAGAGAGTAAAAGGACGCCTTACCCCGTCGGATTTCGTATCCCGGGAGCTTCGCCTTGCCTCCCTGCCGGACGTCTATTACCGGATCATGGAGGTCATCAGCTCGGCGCGGAGCTCCGCGTCCCACATCGCCGAGACGGTGAGCAGGGACACGAGCCTCCTTTCCCGGCTTCTCAAGCTGGTGAACAGCTCCTTTTACGGTTTCCCCTCGAAGATCGAAACCGTGTCCCGGGCTGTGGCGATCATCGGGACCAAGGAGCTCTCAACCCTCGCCCTCGGCATATCGGTGGTTCAGTATTTCAACGGCATCCCTCCCGAGTTTGTGGACATGAAGAATTTCTGGAAGCACTCGGTGGCCTGCGGCGTCTACGCCCGGCTGCTCGCCTCGGAGAAACCGGGGGTGTCGGAGGAGCGCCTCTTCGTGGCCGGTCTTCTCCACGACCTGGGAAAACTCGTCCTTTACCGTCGGGTTCCCTCCTTGGCCAGGGAGGCCATGGAACTCTCCGCTGAAAAAAGAATTCCCGTCTGCGAGGCGGAAAGGGAGGTCCTGGGGTTTGACCACGCCCAGGTGGGAGCCCTTCTCCTGAAGGAATGGAAGATTCCCGTCCCCCTGGAAACGGCTGTCCGTTTCCATCACAGCCCCTCGGGCATTCCCTCCGCCCTCGAGCCCTCCCTTCTGAATGTGGCGGACACCCTGGCCATCGCCATGGGTATGGGGAAGAGCGGTTCCTCGGTAGTCCCGGAAATCGGGAAGGATTCCTGGGAAACCACGGGTCTTTCAGTCGGTGTCTTCCAGCCGGTGGTCCGGCAGGGAGACAAGCAGATAGACGACATCACGGCGGCTTTCCTGGGAAATGGAGGCCGGTGA
- a CDS encoding DUF362 domain-containing protein, producing the protein MTDMPSAALFRCGSYERGEVVDRLGTLLESLGGMGRFVRPGERVLLKPNLLSASSPERCITTHPEVVRAAALGVLEAGGHPFIGDSPGLDGFSGVAAKTGMAAVAAELDIPCVELDDPVPLPMAEGSVFQRVEVSRKVLEADKIINLPKLKTHAQMMLTLGVKNLFGTVVRQRKASWHYTVGLDRDAFADLHLDIARSLAPALTIMDGIRGMEGRGPGNGRPRMFGLLAASDDTLALDLHLCTLLGADLQAFPLYRSAKRRNLAPKDFRTSAGDLPPDFVFEKVDIPRLDSLHLLPALLDGFGKRCLSSRPVQHPRDCIGCGKCVEVCPAKAMTRKAKNIIDIDYEKCIRCYCCQEVCPADAIGFSKGFLLRVLEFLGR; encoded by the coding sequence ATGACCGACATGCCGTCCGCGGCGCTCTTTCGGTGCGGTTCCTACGAAAGGGGGGAAGTGGTGGACCGCCTGGGGACCCTCCTGGAGTCCCTGGGGGGAATGGGGCGGTTCGTCCGTCCCGGGGAGAGGGTGCTCCTGAAGCCCAACCTCCTCTCTGCCTCATCTCCGGAGCGGTGCATCACCACACACCCTGAGGTGGTCAGGGCGGCAGCTCTCGGCGTGCTCGAGGCAGGAGGACATCCCTTCATCGGGGACAGCCCGGGCCTTGACGGTTTTTCCGGCGTGGCGGCGAAGACCGGTATGGCGGCCGTCGCGGCGGAACTTGATATACCCTGCGTCGAGCTGGACGACCCGGTTCCCCTTCCCATGGCGGAAGGGTCCGTATTCCAGCGGGTGGAAGTCTCCAGGAAGGTCCTTGAGGCCGACAAGATCATCAACCTGCCCAAGCTCAAGACCCACGCCCAGATGATGCTCACCCTGGGAGTGAAGAACCTCTTCGGCACGGTGGTCCGGCAGCGGAAGGCCTCATGGCACTACACCGTCGGGCTCGACAGGGACGCGTTCGCCGACCTCCATCTGGACATCGCGAGAAGCCTCGCTCCCGCCCTCACCATCATGGACGGCATCCGGGGCATGGAAGGCAGGGGCCCGGGGAACGGCCGTCCCCGTATGTTCGGGCTCCTTGCCGCCTCTGACGACACCCTTGCCCTCGACCTGCACCTCTGCACCCTCCTCGGGGCGGATCTCCAGGCCTTTCCCCTGTATCGTTCCGCAAAACGGCGGAACCTGGCGCCGAAGGACTTCAGAACGTCGGCCGGAGACCTTCCTCCTGACTTCGTCTTTGAAAAGGTTGACATTCCCAGGCTCGATTCTCTTCATTTGCTTCCGGCCCTCCTCGACGGCTTCGGAAAGCGCTGCCTTTCCTCCCGCCCCGTCCAGCACCCCCGGGACTGTATAGGCTGCGGAAAGTGCGTGGAAGTGTGTCCGGCGAAAGCCATGACCAGAAAAGCAAAAAATATTATTGACATTGATTATGAAAAGTGCATACGCTGTTACTGCTGCCAGGAGGTCTGTCCGGCGGACGCCATAGGCTTTTCAAAGGGTTTTCTCCTCAGGGTTCTTGAATTTCTTGGAAGATAA
- a CDS encoding glutamine synthetase family protein produces the protein MNLTAFPDFPENRFDADFLNLLMFDISGGMRSVTLPRGYVSEKVFRDGIGFDASNYGFAKVDKSDMVAVPDRSSAFLEEREEFRTVHVICDVISTERNTFDQYPRSVAERTAAFLREKHLADRAMMLVELEYYVFESVEYSTGLDHAGYAVGSSEGLGEEYSSVPRFGPHKGYHRLPPEDRYLDFRNRTVRIMEQAGIPVKYHHHEVGASQLEIELDFMDLVRAADSVCAAKWIIRTVAEEMGLSVTFMPKPLYKMPGSGMHVHQYLEKDGKSLFPGQGLHGLSREALAYTAGLLEHSLTGSLLAFTNPGTNSYRRLVPGYEAPISATFAKGSRSAAVRIPGYLKSDEVRIEYRTGDASANIHYMLSAMVLAGADGILRNADPVAAGFDSPEAKENKVFPLNLFSVLEGLRKDNDYLAPAFPQKLVELWTKRKTEEAEYVYNAPTPQEYELYF, from the coding sequence GTGAACCTGACAGCCTTTCCGGATTTCCCGGAAAACAGATTCGATGCCGATTTCCTGAACCTGCTCATGTTCGACATCTCGGGGGGAATGCGCTCGGTGACCCTTCCCCGGGGCTACGTCTCCGAAAAGGTCTTCCGGGACGGCATAGGCTTCGATGCCTCGAACTACGGCTTCGCCAAGGTGGACAAGTCCGACATGGTGGCCGTTCCGGACAGGTCCTCCGCTTTCCTCGAGGAACGGGAGGAATTCCGCACCGTCCACGTGATATGCGACGTGATCTCCACCGAGCGGAACACCTTCGACCAGTATCCCCGGTCGGTGGCCGAACGGACCGCTGCCTTCCTCAGGGAGAAACACCTGGCCGACCGGGCCATGATGCTCGTGGAGCTTGAATACTACGTCTTCGAGTCGGTGGAGTACTCCACCGGGCTGGACCACGCGGGCTATGCCGTCGGATCCTCCGAGGGCCTTGGAGAGGAATACTCCTCCGTTCCCCGCTTCGGTCCCCACAAGGGATACCACAGGCTTCCTCCCGAGGACCGGTATCTCGACTTCCGGAACCGTACCGTCCGGATCATGGAACAGGCGGGCATCCCCGTGAAATACCATCACCACGAGGTGGGGGCCTCCCAGCTCGAGATCGAGCTCGACTTCATGGATCTTGTCAGGGCCGCCGACAGCGTCTGCGCGGCCAAGTGGATCATCCGGACGGTGGCGGAGGAGATGGGCCTCTCAGTTACCTTCATGCCCAAGCCCCTCTACAAAATGCCCGGCAGCGGAATGCACGTCCATCAGTACCTCGAAAAAGACGGTAAATCCCTCTTCCCGGGCCAGGGCCTTCACGGGCTTTCCCGGGAGGCTCTGGCCTACACGGCGGGGCTCCTCGAACACAGCCTCACGGGAAGCCTCCTCGCCTTCACCAACCCGGGCACCAACAGCTACCGCCGCCTCGTCCCCGGGTACGAAGCCCCCATCAGCGCCACCTTCGCCAAAGGCTCCAGAAGCGCGGCGGTCCGCATACCGGGGTACCTGAAGAGCGACGAGGTCCGGATTGAATACCGCACCGGGGATGCCTCGGCGAACATCCATTACATGCTCTCCGCCATGGTCCTGGCCGGGGCCGACGGAATCCTCCGGAACGCCGACCCGGTGGCTGCAGGATTCGACAGCCCCGAGGCGAAGGAGAACAAGGTCTTCCCGCTGAACCTTTTCTCCGTGCTCGAAGGGCTGCGGAAGGACAACGACTACCTCGCCCCCGCCTTTCCGCAGAAGCTGGTCGAGCTGTGGACGAAAAGAAAGACCGAGGAGGCGGAGTACGTCTACAACGCCCCCACCCCCCAGGAGTACGAGCTGTACTTCTGA